In Phenylobacterium zucineum HLK1, one DNA window encodes the following:
- a CDS encoding acyl-CoA thioesterase, with the protein MKADAASPAIRVCAMPADANPYGDIFGGWLMSQMDTAAGLVAARAAGGRAVTVAVDGMSFVRPVKVGDEVSVVGEVVRRGRTSLSIHIQAWRRDRHEEGAELVTEATFTFVALDADGRPRRIDEAARLD; encoded by the coding sequence ATGAAAGCCGACGCAGCTTCACCAGCGATCCGGGTCTGCGCCATGCCCGCAGACGCAAACCCGTACGGCGACATCTTCGGTGGATGGCTCATGTCGCAGATGGACACCGCCGCCGGCCTGGTCGCGGCCCGCGCCGCGGGCGGACGCGCCGTGACCGTGGCGGTCGACGGCATGTCCTTCGTCCGACCCGTCAAGGTGGGCGACGAGGTCTCGGTCGTCGGCGAGGTCGTGCGCCGCGGACGGACCTCGCTCTCCATCCATATCCAGGCCTGGCGCCGGGACCGGCACGAGGAGGGCGCCGAGCTCGTGACCGAAGCCACCTTCACCTTCGTCGCCCTCGACGCCGACGGTCGGCCCCGACGGATCGACGAAGCCGCTCGCCTGGACTGA
- a CDS encoding MaoC family dehydratase, producing the protein MTGRYFEDLVVGLTIEHPVRRTVTETDNLLVSALTHNPQPLHLDAEYAVGTEFGRIVVNGLFTFSLMVGISVGETTLGTLVANLGYDQVRMPRPVFIGDTLRVRTTVSDTRPSASRPEAGLVVFSHETLNQRDEVVCTCTRTALVRRRSLAG; encoded by the coding sequence ATGACCGGCCGCTACTTCGAAGATCTGGTGGTGGGGCTCACAATCGAGCATCCGGTGCGGCGCACGGTCACCGAGACGGACAACCTGCTGGTCAGCGCCCTGACGCACAATCCCCAGCCGCTTCATCTCGACGCAGAGTACGCCGTCGGCACGGAGTTTGGCCGGATCGTCGTCAATGGCCTCTTCACCTTCAGCCTCATGGTGGGGATCTCCGTCGGCGAGACCACGCTCGGAACCCTCGTCGCCAACCTTGGCTACGACCAGGTTCGCATGCCGAGGCCGGTGTTCATCGGCGACACCCTGCGGGTTCGAACCACCGTCAGCGACACGCGACCCAGCGCGTCCCGCCCGGAAGCGGGTCTCGTGGTCTTCTCGCACGAGACCCTCAACCAGCGGGATGAGGTCGTCTGCACCTGCACCCGCACGGCCCTGGTCAGGCGCCGGAGCCTGGCCGGATGA
- a CDS encoding AsnC family transcriptional regulator — MTPSRRRAAQPGITAQELARIARFEGVPRLMITEVGTAIGMTSRAAWGWFDRLRERGVLRAVAVVNPALTLGRSECRVLIKVDCLDRARVGELEAMFLKDPQVITAARVVGEWDYQLRAYHPSEADTDNWFRTLQRTPGVLKGELTYCHTILERHAYAAALLGSDAAERPRCEPQERQRDRRQAGRMTT, encoded by the coding sequence GTGACGCCGTCCAGGCGGCGCGCCGCTCAGCCTGGGATCACGGCTCAGGAGCTGGCCCGCATCGCGCGGTTCGAGGGCGTCCCGCGCCTGATGATCACAGAAGTCGGAACCGCGATCGGTATGACGAGTCGCGCCGCCTGGGGCTGGTTCGACAGGCTGCGAGAGAGGGGCGTCCTCAGGGCGGTCGCCGTGGTCAATCCAGCCCTCACCCTGGGCCGATCCGAGTGCCGGGTGCTGATCAAGGTCGACTGCCTGGACCGGGCCCGGGTCGGCGAGCTCGAAGCGATGTTCCTGAAGGATCCTCAGGTCATCACCGCGGCCCGCGTGGTCGGCGAATGGGATTATCAGCTCCGCGCCTATCACCCGTCGGAAGCTGATACGGACAACTGGTTCCGGACGCTGCAGCGGACGCCGGGGGTTCTGAAAGGCGAGCTCACCTACTGCCACACGATCCTCGAGCGTCATGCCTACGCGGCCGCGCTCCTCGGATCAGACGCCGCTGAGCGGCCTCGTTGCGAGCCTCAGGAACGTCAGCGGGATCGCAGACAGGCCGGGAGAATGACGACATGA
- a CDS encoding DUF2493 domain-containing protein, with protein MSITFTHAAPQQPDLSGGVDLDPAAPQPTRPALDQLGHSLMTEVLDLVLETALETHVRTICETFIGGLHAGVQRVERQADQARDALARQLREFDGSEVADTELQSSRQAVDAADAAVAALERVRDAAAATYASATGECWTPWRGSARASVLTAAQLDVRTALQAAERRRMADADPGEFVVAFRASPRATSPEDAGRIFDALNWARTQWPDMTLALTGADGGERLAARWAQQKRVRLVVARPDFDRHGRAAPFRANEALLALQPICALVLASPLDPQVAGKPFGPALNLAQLAGQRGVRCLRIRARAPRPSA; from the coding sequence ATGTCCATAACCTTCACCCACGCAGCGCCTCAGCAGCCGGATTTATCCGGCGGCGTTGATCTCGATCCGGCTGCGCCGCAGCCGACCCGGCCCGCGCTCGACCAGCTCGGCCACAGCCTTATGACTGAGGTGCTGGACCTGGTGCTGGAGACGGCGCTGGAAACGCATGTCCGCACGATCTGCGAAACCTTCATCGGCGGCCTGCACGCGGGCGTGCAGCGGGTAGAGCGCCAGGCCGACCAGGCTCGCGACGCTCTGGCGCGTCAGCTGCGTGAGTTCGATGGCAGCGAGGTCGCCGACACGGAACTGCAGTCGAGCAGGCAGGCCGTGGACGCCGCGGACGCCGCCGTCGCGGCGCTGGAGCGCGTTCGGGACGCCGCCGCCGCGACCTATGCGTCCGCCACCGGGGAATGCTGGACCCCGTGGCGCGGCTCGGCGCGCGCCAGCGTCCTGACCGCCGCTCAGCTGGACGTGCGGACGGCCCTGCAGGCCGCCGAGCGGCGCCGCATGGCGGACGCAGACCCTGGCGAGTTCGTGGTCGCCTTCCGCGCGTCTCCGCGAGCGACGTCGCCGGAAGACGCTGGCCGGATCTTCGACGCCCTGAACTGGGCCAGGACGCAGTGGCCTGACATGACCCTGGCCCTCACCGGCGCAGACGGCGGCGAGCGCCTCGCCGCCCGCTGGGCGCAGCAGAAGCGGGTCCGGCTGGTGGTCGCTCGGCCGGACTTCGATCGGCACGGTCGCGCAGCCCCGTTCCGGGCGAACGAGGCCCTGCTGGCGCTGCAGCCGATCTGCGCCCTGGTGCTTGCGTCTCCGCTCGATCCTCAGGTCGCCGGCAAGCCGTTCGGCCCGGCGCTGAACCTCGCCCAGCTCGCCGGACAGCGGGGCGTCCGGTGCCTGCGCATCCGCGCCCGCGCCCCACGGCCATCGGCCTGA